A stretch of Schistocerca cancellata isolate TAMUIC-IGC-003103 chromosome 3, iqSchCanc2.1, whole genome shotgun sequence DNA encodes these proteins:
- the LOC126176084 gene encoding uncharacterized protein LOC126176084, with amino-acid sequence MVQVLLGEKQFHTLYFILYPGHIEQHWNVIKLFFLDFNIFTICISFLVLPFFLHFPRRNFQQYKFTVTICYVSVVINVSSMTDNLSNIFYKQILNLLCSAGKDSIITKILLNYNICSAQIHLNDRSFRSHPGRWSSAFVDVAGRRQRSVLLKDLDFEAAKLLYQDNNRKGAGLYPCRGCGKVYRWYRNLSVHQKLECGKEPQFHCPYCIVRTTQKSSLIRHIRQRHSESQQQMISSDIEFS; translated from the exons ATGGTGCAGGTTCTTTTAGGAGAAAAACAGTTTCATA CTCTGTACTTTATACTCTATCCAGGACATATTGAACAACACTGGAATgtcattaaattatttttcttagaCTTTAATATATTCACTATTTGTATATCCTTTCTTGTTcttccttttttcctccatttccctcGAAGAAATTTT CAGCAGTATAAATTCACAGTTACAATATGTTATGTTTCTGTTGTGATCAATGTTAGTTCTATGACAGACAACCTTTCA AatatattttataaacaaatacttaacttACTTTGCTCAGCTGGCAAGGACAGCATTATAACCAAAATTCTTTTAAACTACAATATTT gTTCTGCACAAATACACTTAAATGACAGGAGCTTTCGTTCACATCCAGGAAGGTGGTCTTCTGCATTTGTGGATGTTGCTGGGAGACGACAACGATCAGTTTTATTGAAAGACTTAGATTTTGAAGCAGCAAAACTTCTTTATCAAGATAACAATCGAAAAGGAGCAGGATTGTATCCCTGCAGAGGATGTGGAAAAGTGTATCGTTGGTATCGAAATCTTTCTGTACATCAAAAACTGGAATGTGGGAAAGAGCCACAGTTTCATTGTCCATACTGCATAGTCAGGACAACCCAGAAGAGCAGCTTGATTAGACATATCAGACAAAGGCACTCAGAGAGTCAACAACAAATGATCAGTAGTGACATTGAGTTCTCCTAG